A region of the Bryobacteraceae bacterium genome:
GGCCAGTTCGCTGAAGTCGGCCCCCGCACGGGCCTTGCCGACGATGTCGCGGGCCAGTTTCTCGGCCTCGGCGCTGGTGCGCGGACGCTTCGCCTTCGCATCCTTCGCCGCCGGCGGATTGTCATTGAAACTGAGGTAGATCACCTTGACCTGGGCCCGGGCGAACTGGTCCTTGTGCGCTTCAAAATACTTCCGCTGCTCGTCAGGAGTGATCTGGATCCGGTTGGCCGCCCGTTCGATTTCTGCCTGGGCGAGGTACGTGTTTCGCTGATACTCGAGGCGCGTCTTGTGCGGCTCCTCGTTGGCTACGCCCGCCTCCTCGGCCATCTTCGCCAGCCGGGACACGAGCGCGTACTGAAGGAGGAAATTGCGCTTGTCGAGGAAAAAGTTCTGGCTGACGGGTGGCGGCAGCCGGCGGATCATCTCCTCGAGTTCTTTCCGGCGCCAGGGCTTGCCTTCCATGACCACGACCACGGGATCGTCCTCAGGAGCGGGAGGCTGGGCCCAGGTCGACAGCAACAGACAGGCCGCCACGGCGGCCTGAGGAACGCGGAATTGCCAATGCATCGTCTATCCTTAAGGTAGCATGGAGCTTACAGCCTGCCAGCCGTGCCCGGCCGACGGCAGACGGCGGCCGCTGGAAATTCGCCGATGAATCTACAGCCTCTTGACGGACCTCTCTGGCTGGACGTCTCGCTCTGGTCGGCCGACCTGGCCAACCTTGAAAGCGAGATCCGGCGGCTGGAGCCCTTTGCCGACAGCTTTCACCTCGACGCCGCCGACGGCCACTACGTGCGCACGCTGCTTTTTTTTCCCGACCTGGTGGCCCGCCTTCGCGAAATCACGTGGAAGCCGCTTCACGTGCATCTGTTTGCCACGCGCCCCATGGACCTGTTGCCGCCATTTCTCGATGCCGGCGCGGACTGGGTGACTCTGCCGCTCGAAACGGGAAAGCGCGTCTGGCAGGCGATCGAGCTCGCGCAGGCGCGGGGCGCGCGCGCCGGCGTCTCGCTGGAGCTGGAGACCCCGGTGGAGATGATCCGCGGCTTCCGCACGCGCGTCCAGCACATCGTGCTGATGGGCACGGCACCCGGCGTGAAGGGCCGCGGGCTTGACGAGCGCGCCTGCGACCGGATGGCTGAGGCGGCGGCGCTGGCGGAAGGAGCCCCCTTGCGGCTGCTGGCCGATGGGGGCATCCGCGAAGACACCGTTCCGCTGCTGCGCGCCTCCGGCGCGGGCGGCATCGTTGCGGGCTCGCTGATCACGAAAGCGGAGGACCCGGCGGCGGTCCACACCTGGCTCAAGAGTCTGTGAGCCCGTTCGCGTCCTCCTTCCGGCAGAAGCAGGACTCCCACCGTCCCGGCGCCACCTCGCCCGTCCAGGCGGCAAAGCCGGACTGCCGCATCATCAGCACCAGCGGCGACGGGCAGAAGGAGCTCGAGAGCAGGACCATCTCTCCCGGCTGGAGTGCGGCCGCGTACTGCTTCACCGCGCCCGCCGGATGCATGCCGGCAGCGAGCATGGCGTCGGCGTCCACGCGGAAGCGGGGTTCAAACCGCCGGGCCCATGCGGGCCGCGG
Encoded here:
- a CDS encoding D-allulose-6-phosphate 3-epimerase codes for the protein MNLQPLDGPLWLDVSLWSADLANLESEIRRLEPFADSFHLDAADGHYVRTLLFFPDLVARLREITWKPLHVHLFATRPMDLLPPFLDAGADWVTLPLETGKRVWQAIELAQARGARAGVSLELETPVEMIRGFRTRVQHIVLMGTAPGVKGRGLDERACDRMAEAAALAEGAPLRLLADGGIREDTVPLLRASGAGGIVAGSLITKAEDPAAVHTWLKSL
- a CDS encoding chaperone SurA, encoding MHWQFRVPQAAVAACLLLSTWAQPPAPEDDPVVVVMEGKPWRRKELEEMIRRLPPPVSQNFFLDKRNFLLQYALVSRLAKMAEEAGVANEEPHKTRLEYQRNTYLAQAEIERAANRIQITPDEQRKYFEAHKDQFARAQVKVIYLSFNDNPPAAKDAKAKRPRTSAEAEKLARDIVGKARAGADFSELARQYSDDEETKAKGGDYRPLKPADTSLPPEIRTAIFSLKPGQVSDPVRQTGGFWVFQLTKYDVPAFAEVQNEVFEAMREARFREWIEGVQKTLQVEFRDESYLRGGSPKN